One region of Vigna angularis cultivar LongXiaoDou No.4 chromosome 10, ASM1680809v1, whole genome shotgun sequence genomic DNA includes:
- the LOC108335861 gene encoding B-box zinc finger protein 18 isoform X2, translating into MRTLCDACESAAAIVFCAADEAALCRACDEKVHMCNKLASRHVRVGLASPSDVPRCDICENAPDGSSLCLQCDMIVHVGGKRTHGRYLLFRQRVEFPGDKSSHAENPGSQPLEPGESKRGQNQLPKLKMGEKQHNHVMPLLPTPGSAADGHTKMETKMIDLNMKPNNRLHEQASNNQP; encoded by the exons ATGCGAACGCTTTGTGATGCTTGTGAGAGTGCGGCGGCTATAGTTTTCTGCGCCGCTGACGAGGCTGCACTTTGTCGTGCTTGCGATGAgaag GTTCACATGTGCAACAAGCTAGCAAGTAGACATGTGAGAGTTGGTCTTGCAAGTCCAAGTGATGTGCCACGGTGTGACATATGTGAGAATGCACCTG ATGGAAGTTCCCTTTGTTTGCAGTGTGATATGATAGTTCATGTTGGAGGTAAAAGAACGCATGGAAGATATCTTCTGTTCAGGCAAAGAGTTGAG TTTCCAGGAGACAAATCTAGTCATGCTGAAAATCCAGGTTCACAGCCATTGGAACCTGGTGAGAGTAAAAGAGGACAAAATCAACTTCCCAAACTAAAAATGGGAGAGAAGCAGCACAATCATGTGATGCCTCTGCTTCCAACACCAGGATCTGCTGCTGATGGGCATACCAAGATGGAAAcaaaaatgattgatttgaacATGAAGCCTAATAATAGATTACATGAACAAGCATCAAATAATCAG CCATAA
- the LOC108335861 gene encoding B-box zinc finger protein 18 isoform X1 — translation MRTLCDACESAAAIVFCAADEAALCRACDEKVHMCNKLASRHVRVGLASPSDVPRCDICENAPAFFYCETDGSSLCLQCDMIVHVGGKRTHGRYLLFRQRVEFPGDKSSHAENPGSQPLEPGESKRGQNQLPKLKMGEKQHNHVMPLLPTPGSAADGHTKMETKMIDLNMKPNNRLHEQASNNQP, via the exons ATGCGAACGCTTTGTGATGCTTGTGAGAGTGCGGCGGCTATAGTTTTCTGCGCCGCTGACGAGGCTGCACTTTGTCGTGCTTGCGATGAgaag GTTCACATGTGCAACAAGCTAGCAAGTAGACATGTGAGAGTTGGTCTTGCAAGTCCAAGTGATGTGCCACGGTGTGACATATGTGAGAATGCACCTG CTTTCTTCTATTGTGAGACAGATGGAAGTTCCCTTTGTTTGCAGTGTGATATGATAGTTCATGTTGGAGGTAAAAGAACGCATGGAAGATATCTTCTGTTCAGGCAAAGAGTTGAG TTTCCAGGAGACAAATCTAGTCATGCTGAAAATCCAGGTTCACAGCCATTGGAACCTGGTGAGAGTAAAAGAGGACAAAATCAACTTCCCAAACTAAAAATGGGAGAGAAGCAGCACAATCATGTGATGCCTCTGCTTCCAACACCAGGATCTGCTGCTGATGGGCATACCAAGATGGAAAcaaaaatgattgatttgaacATGAAGCCTAATAATAGATTACATGAACAAGCATCAAATAATCAG CCATAA